In Bradyrhizobium guangxiense, the following are encoded in one genomic region:
- a CDS encoding anti-sigma factor family protein: MTCDEARILLHALLDGELDAGHAREVEAHIASCPDCAAEFAAQREMQRMLAGTKLRYTAPASLRDRIEASLPKQQAQPPRRSVLRGFAMGSAVSALAASGVVAIVLRQDDQQRVLSEVVSAHLRSLQAGHLTDVISTDQHTVKPWFNGKLDVAPPVIDLTAQGFTLVGGRLDYIDARAIGAVVYRRRQHVINLFVAQTASTEHRPPKTQTMQGFNCRRWGGRGLNFWAVSDLGADELAEFVDKFEAAMKANVEG; the protein is encoded by the coding sequence ATGACCTGCGACGAAGCAAGGATCCTGCTTCACGCGCTGCTCGATGGCGAGCTCGATGCCGGCCACGCGCGCGAGGTCGAAGCGCATATCGCGAGTTGCCCGGACTGCGCTGCCGAGTTTGCCGCGCAACGCGAAATGCAGCGCATGCTTGCTGGCACCAAGCTGCGCTATACCGCGCCGGCAAGCCTGCGCGACCGGATCGAGGCCTCGCTGCCGAAGCAGCAAGCCCAGCCGCCCCGCCGCTCCGTGCTGCGCGGCTTTGCCATGGGCTCGGCGGTCTCCGCGCTCGCCGCCTCAGGCGTTGTCGCCATCGTGCTGCGCCAGGACGACCAGCAGCGCGTCCTGTCGGAGGTCGTCTCCGCGCATCTGCGTTCGCTCCAGGCCGGTCACCTCACCGACGTGATCTCGACGGACCAGCACACGGTGAAGCCCTGGTTCAACGGCAAGCTCGACGTCGCCCCGCCGGTGATCGATCTCACCGCGCAAGGTTTCACGCTGGTCGGCGGCCGGCTTGACTATATCGACGCGCGCGCCATCGGCGCCGTGGTCTACCGGCGCCGACAACACGTGATCAATCTGTTCGTGGCGCAAACCGCGAGCACCGAGCACCGGCCGCCGAAGACCCAGACCATGCAGGGCTTCAACTGCCGCCGCTGGGGCGGCCGCGGCCTGAACTTCTGGGCGGTGAGCGATCTCGGCGCCGACGAGCTCGCCGAATTCGTCGACAAGTTCGAAGCGGCGATGAAGGCGAATGTGGAGGGGTAG
- a CDS encoding sigma-70 family RNA polymerase sigma factor, which yields MPATDDVQKAQRFREAALPYLDDVYTLARYLLRDASDAEDAVQECYLRALKHFDSYRGPAMKPWLFAILRNVCNAEYARRASRPSAIEDTPGAAEQTPIWQESEASPETEMLRSRDAGAIRKLIDALAEPFKETFVLREINNLSYREIADVVGAPVGTVMSRLARARAMLRAAWTAEEEHSR from the coding sequence ATGCCCGCCACCGACGATGTGCAGAAGGCGCAACGCTTCCGCGAGGCGGCGCTGCCCTATCTCGACGACGTCTACACCCTCGCACGCTACCTGCTGCGCGATGCCTCCGACGCCGAGGACGCAGTCCAGGAGTGCTATTTGCGCGCGCTGAAGCATTTTGACAGTTATCGCGGCCCGGCGATGAAGCCCTGGCTGTTCGCTATCCTGCGCAACGTCTGCAACGCCGAATATGCAAGGCGAGCATCGCGGCCGAGCGCGATCGAGGATACGCCAGGCGCCGCCGAGCAGACGCCGATCTGGCAGGAGAGCGAGGCGAGCCCGGAAACCGAGATGCTGCGCAGCCGCGACGCCGGTGCCATCCGCAAGCTGATCGACGCGCTCGCCGAACCGTTCAAGGAAACATTCGTGCTGCGTGAGATCAACAACCTATCCTATCGTGAAATCGCGGACGTCGTCGGCGCCCCCGTCGGCACCGTGATGTCCCGCCTCGCTCGCGCCCGCGCCATGCTGCGCGCCGCCTGGACGGCGGAAGAGGAGCACTCCAGATGA
- a CDS encoding cupredoxin domain-containing protein, producing the protein MKTLNRRDFGVDLSLALAAAILLPATKARADDMEVHIDNFVFQPAELKIKVGTTVTWTNRDDIPHTVVSAGKFRSKTLDTDDKFSFTFTNAGDYKYFCSLHPHMTGMIKVE; encoded by the coding sequence ATGAAGACACTCAACCGCCGCGACTTCGGTGTCGATCTCAGTCTCGCTTTGGCCGCGGCTATCCTGTTGCCCGCAACAAAGGCCCGTGCCGACGACATGGAGGTCCATATCGACAATTTCGTTTTCCAGCCGGCCGAGCTCAAGATCAAGGTCGGCACCACTGTGACCTGGACCAACCGGGACGACATCCCGCACACCGTGGTGTCGGCCGGCAAGTTCAGGTCTAAGACCCTGGACACGGACGACAAGTTCTCCTTCACCTTCACCAATGCGGGCGACTACAAATATTTTTGTTCGCTGCACCCGCACATGACGGGGATGATCAAGGTTGAGTAA
- a CDS encoding metallophosphoesterase family protein — protein sequence MSGHDHGDDGVSRRKVLECMTWAGTGVLWTVTGGVPRALGIIDSAQAATAAAPGMTFLQISDSHVGFDKPANPNALGTLEEAVNKINAMPAKPSFMIHTGDITHLSKAAEFDNAERIISQTKLDVHYVPGEHDFIDEEVKLYRERYGRGTKGHGWYSFDAGGVHFVGLVNVVDLKAGGLGNLGAEQLAWLEDDLRGKSKSTPIVLFAHIPLWTVYPEWGWGTEDGGRALEYVKGFGSVTVLNGHIHQVMQKVEGNVTFHTARSTAFPQPAPGAAPSPGPMKVEDAKLRGMLGVASINFKQNEQRLAIIDTPLQG from the coding sequence ATGAGCGGACACGACCACGGAGACGACGGCGTCAGCCGCCGCAAGGTGCTGGAATGCATGACATGGGCCGGCACCGGGGTGCTGTGGACCGTCACGGGCGGCGTGCCCCGCGCGCTCGGCATCATCGATTCGGCGCAAGCTGCGACCGCGGCCGCGCCGGGCATGACCTTCCTCCAGATCAGCGACAGCCATGTCGGCTTCGACAAGCCGGCCAATCCCAATGCACTCGGCACGCTGGAGGAGGCCGTGAACAAGATCAACGCAATGCCGGCCAAGCCCTCGTTCATGATCCACACCGGCGACATCACGCATCTGTCGAAAGCCGCCGAGTTCGACAACGCCGAGCGCATCATCTCGCAGACCAAGCTCGACGTACACTATGTCCCCGGCGAGCATGATTTCATCGACGAGGAGGTGAAGCTCTATCGCGAGCGCTACGGCCGCGGCACCAAGGGACACGGCTGGTACTCGTTCGACGCCGGCGGCGTGCACTTCGTCGGCCTCGTCAACGTGGTCGACCTCAAGGCTGGCGGTCTCGGCAATCTCGGCGCCGAGCAGCTCGCCTGGCTCGAGGACGATCTGCGCGGCAAGTCGAAATCGACGCCGATCGTGCTGTTCGCGCACATTCCGCTGTGGACCGTCTATCCCGAATGGGGCTGGGGCACCGAGGACGGCGGCCGTGCGCTCGAATACGTCAAGGGCTTCGGCTCGGTCACCGTGCTGAACGGGCACATCCATCAGGTGATGCAGAAAGTCGAGGGCAACGTCACCTTCCATACCGCGCGCTCCACCGCCTTCCCGCAGCCGGCGCCGGGGGCCGCCCCCTCGCCCGGCCCGATGAAGGTCGAGGACGCCAAGCTCCGCGGCATGCTCGGGGTCGCCAGCATCAACTTCAAGCAGAACGAGCAGCGCCTCGCGATCATCGACACGCCGCTCCAGGGCTAA
- a CDS encoding alpha/beta fold hydrolase: MITSQCLSIGPADAEIALLQWGERGKPPALLVHGTGFVAAVWEEVARELASTHTVYALDRRGHGVSHKPDAYHFLDYAEDACRVVDALGLRDVYGIGHSAGATDLLLAAKLLPGRFRRLFVMEPTVMDPRAACAGGLSGESLARVEGTLRRRAEFDSTDAVFERYRVAPAFADWTEASLRAYVRHGFTALDDGRVRLCCTPEIESAILRPIYEAMEQVYVGDARGNPFGSLAEIDCPVRVTTTAKSGPIYWEMARRAVSLIPRVSTFVFEDAGHCVAQEVPAAVVEAVREFAISAP, from the coding sequence ATGATCACCTCGCAGTGTCTTTCCATCGGCCCTGCCGACGCAGAGATCGCCCTGCTGCAATGGGGCGAGCGCGGCAAGCCGCCTGCGCTCCTCGTACACGGCACCGGCTTCGTCGCTGCCGTCTGGGAGGAGGTCGCGCGCGAGCTCGCATCGACCCACACCGTTTATGCGCTCGACCGCCGCGGCCACGGCGTGAGCCACAAGCCTGATGCCTATCATTTCCTGGACTATGCGGAGGATGCTTGCCGCGTGGTCGATGCGCTCGGCCTGCGAGACGTCTACGGCATCGGCCACAGTGCGGGGGCGACCGATCTCCTGCTCGCGGCAAAGCTGTTGCCCGGCCGCTTCAGGCGCCTGTTCGTGATGGAGCCGACGGTGATGGACCCGCGCGCGGCGTGCGCGGGCGGATTGAGCGGCGAATCCCTCGCCCGCGTCGAGGGCACGCTGCGCCGACGGGCCGAGTTCGACAGTACCGATGCCGTGTTCGAGCGCTACCGCGTGGCGCCGGCCTTTGCCGATTGGACCGAAGCATCGCTCCGCGCCTATGTGCGTCACGGCTTCACCGCGCTCGACGATGGTCGGGTGCGGCTTTGCTGCACGCCTGAGATCGAATCCGCGATCCTGCGTCCGATCTACGAGGCGATGGAGCAGGTCTATGTCGGCGATGCCCGCGGCAATCCGTTTGGCTCGCTCGCCGAGATCGACTGCCCGGTGCGCGTCACGACCACTGCGAAATCAGGCCCGATCTATTGGGAGATGGCACGACGGGCCGTGTCGTTGATACCGCGCGTCAGCACGTTCGTCTTTGAAGACGCCGGGCATTGCGTCGCGCAGGAAGTGCCGGCGGCCGTGGTGGAGGCCGTGCGGGAATTCGCGATCTCCGCTCCGTAG
- a CDS encoding GMC family oxidoreductase: MPRGLEGEFDYIVVGAGTAGCIVANRLSAEPRNRVLVLEAGGDDNWIWFHIPVGYLFAIGNPRSDWMFKTEPEPGLNGRSLAYPRGKVIGGCSAINAMISMRGQAADYDHWRQLGMTGWGYDDVLPLFKKLEDHFLGASEHHGAGGGWRIEAPRLSWDILDAVGDAAEEMGIKRIPDFNTGDNEGTSYFHVNQKRGRRWSSARGFLKPALNRANLRLKKHVLVDRLIIEQGHAVGVRFIQNGEIIEARAKREVILSAGSIGSVQVLHRSGIGPTDWLSPLGIDIVMDKPGVGRNLQDHLQQRAIYKVEGVRTLNETYYNLFRRGLMGLDYAFRRRGPLTMAPSQLGIFTRSDATRARANIQFHVQPLSLDKFGDPLHRFPAITVSACNLQPTSRGTVRLRSATPDEKPIIAPNYLSTDDDRQVGADAIRTTRRLMQQKALAKYRPIEYLPGPSVGDDDASLAKAAGDIGTTIFHPVGTAKMGAVSDPMAVVDERLRFYGLEGLRIVDASIMPTITSGNTNTPTAMIAEKGATMILEDAE; this comes from the coding sequence ATGCCAAGGGGGCTCGAAGGTGAGTTTGACTACATTGTCGTCGGAGCCGGCACAGCCGGCTGCATCGTCGCCAACCGGCTCTCGGCCGAGCCGAGGAACCGCGTCCTCGTCCTCGAAGCCGGCGGCGACGACAACTGGATCTGGTTCCACATCCCGGTCGGCTATCTCTTCGCAATCGGCAATCCGCGCTCGGACTGGATGTTCAAGACCGAGCCCGAGCCGGGCCTGAACGGCCGTTCGCTCGCCTATCCCCGCGGCAAGGTGATCGGCGGCTGCTCGGCGATCAACGCCATGATCTCGATGCGCGGACAAGCAGCTGATTACGATCACTGGCGCCAGCTCGGCATGACCGGCTGGGGCTATGATGACGTGCTGCCGCTGTTCAAAAAGCTCGAAGACCATTTCCTCGGCGCCAGCGAGCATCACGGCGCCGGCGGCGGCTGGCGCATCGAAGCGCCGCGGCTGTCTTGGGATATTCTCGATGCCGTCGGCGATGCCGCCGAGGAAATGGGCATCAAGCGCATCCCAGATTTCAACACCGGCGATAACGAAGGTACCAGCTATTTCCACGTCAACCAGAAGCGCGGCCGGCGCTGGTCCTCGGCGCGCGGCTTTCTCAAGCCGGCGCTGAACCGGGCGAACCTGCGGCTCAAGAAGCACGTGCTGGTCGACCGCCTCATCATCGAGCAGGGCCATGCCGTCGGCGTGCGCTTCATCCAGAACGGCGAGATCATCGAGGCGCGCGCGAAACGCGAGGTGATCCTCTCGGCCGGCTCGATCGGCTCGGTGCAGGTGCTGCATCGCTCCGGCATCGGACCGACGGATTGGCTGTCGCCGCTCGGCATCGACATCGTCATGGACAAGCCCGGCGTGGGGCGCAATCTGCAGGACCACCTGCAGCAGCGTGCGATCTACAAGGTCGAGGGCGTGCGTACGCTGAATGAGACCTATTACAATCTGTTCCGCCGTGGATTGATGGGTCTCGACTACGCCTTCCGCCGCCGCGGGCCCCTCACCATGGCGCCGTCGCAGCTCGGCATCTTCACCCGCTCGGATGCAACGCGCGCCCGCGCCAACATCCAGTTCCACGTGCAGCCGCTGTCACTCGACAAGTTCGGTGATCCCCTGCACCGCTTTCCCGCCATCACGGTCAGCGCCTGCAATCTGCAGCCGACCTCGCGCGGCACCGTGCGGCTGCGCTCGGCGACACCCGATGAGAAGCCGATCATCGCGCCAAACTACCTGTCGACCGACGACGACCGCCAGGTCGGCGCCGACGCCATCCGCACCACGCGCCGCCTGATGCAGCAGAAGGCGCTAGCAAAGTACCGTCCGATCGAATATCTGCCCGGGCCGTCCGTCGGAGACGACGATGCCTCGCTGGCAAAGGCCGCCGGCGACATCGGCACCACCATCTTCCATCCTGTCGGCACCGCGAAGATGGGCGCGGTCAGCGATCCCATGGCGGTGGTCGACGAGCGCCTGCGATTCTACGGCCTCGAAGGCTTGCGCATCGTCGATGCCTCGATCATGCCGACCATCACCTCGGGCAACACCAACACGCCGACGGCGATGATCGCCGAGAAAGGTGCGACGATGATCCTGGAGGATGCAGAGTAG
- a CDS encoding M20 aminoacylase family protein, with protein sequence MPIVNRVADLQPDIQAWRRDIHQHPELLYDVHRTAAFVADRLREFGCDEVVTGLGQTGVVGVIKGNKPAGEGLKVIGLRADMDALPVEEQTNLPYASKTPGKMHACGHDGHTAMLLGAARYLAETRNFAGDAVVIFQPAEEGGAGGAAMVKDGLMERFGIEQVYGMHNGPGIPVGSFAIRPGPIMAATDEVDINIEGLGGHAARPHKCVDSVLVGAQVITALQSIVARSVDPLESAVISICEFHAGNARNVIPQTATLRGTIRTLSPEVRKLVEKRVHEVVAGVAQITGAKIDLRYKRNYPVVNNHAAETEVARRIAKQVSGDANVHEMPPLMGGEDFAYMLEARPGAFIFCGNGDSAGLHHPAYNFNDEAIVYGTSYWVKLVEESLAAS encoded by the coding sequence ATGCCCATCGTGAACCGCGTCGCCGACCTCCAACCCGATATTCAGGCCTGGCGCCGGGACATCCACCAGCATCCCGAGCTGCTGTACGACGTTCATCGCACTGCAGCATTCGTGGCGGACCGGCTGCGCGAGTTCGGCTGCGATGAGGTCGTGACCGGCCTTGGCCAAACCGGTGTGGTCGGCGTGATCAAGGGCAACAAGCCGGCCGGCGAGGGCCTCAAGGTGATCGGGTTGCGCGCCGACATGGACGCGCTGCCGGTCGAGGAGCAGACCAACCTGCCTTACGCCTCCAAGACCCCGGGCAAGATGCACGCCTGCGGCCATGACGGTCACACCGCGATGCTGCTCGGGGCAGCCCGCTACCTGGCCGAGACCCGCAACTTCGCCGGCGATGCCGTGGTGATCTTCCAGCCGGCGGAAGAGGGCGGCGCCGGCGGCGCGGCCATGGTCAAGGACGGCCTGATGGAGCGCTTCGGCATCGAGCAGGTCTACGGCATGCACAATGGCCCGGGCATTCCGGTCGGCTCGTTCGCGATCCGGCCGGGTCCGATCATGGCGGCGACCGACGAGGTCGATATCAACATCGAGGGCCTCGGCGGCCATGCCGCACGTCCGCACAAATGCGTCGATTCCGTGCTGGTTGGCGCGCAGGTGATCACCGCCCTGCAATCGATCGTCGCGCGCAGCGTCGATCCCCTGGAATCGGCCGTGATCTCGATCTGCGAATTCCACGCCGGCAACGCCCGCAATGTCATTCCGCAGACGGCGACGCTGCGGGGCACCATCCGCACGCTCTCGCCCGAGGTGCGCAAGCTGGTCGAGAAGCGCGTGCACGAAGTGGTTGCGGGCGTCGCGCAGATCACCGGCGCCAAGATCGACCTGCGTTACAAGCGCAACTACCCGGTCGTGAACAACCACGCCGCGGAGACCGAGGTGGCGCGGCGCATCGCCAAGCAGGTCTCCGGCGACGCCAATGTGCACGAGATGCCGCCGCTGATGGGCGGCGAGGATTTCGCCTACATGCTGGAAGCGCGGCCCGGCGCCTTCATCTTCTGCGGAAACGGCGACAGCGCCGGCCTGCATCACCCCGCCTACAATTTCAACGACGAGGCGATCGTCTACGGCACGTCCTATTGGGTCAAGCTCGTTGAGGAGTCGCTCGCGGCATCGTAA
- a CDS encoding inorganic phosphate transporter, translated as MTDVAFDRAVADPAPVQPASRPNLEKGFNPLTMILFFGILAAGLLFVAYSIYVDVNATGTRVTTYLPYILLFVALLIALGFEFVNGFHDTANAVATVIYTHSLPAEVAVMWSGFFNFLGVLLSSGAVAFGIVSLLPVELILQVGSSAGFAMVFALLIAAILWNLGTWFFGLPASSSHTLIGSIIGVGVANAVMRGRDGTSGVDWTKATEIGYALLLSPLFGFICAAVLLLVLKFIVRNPALYAAPEGNKAPPLWIRGLLIATCTGVSFAHGSNDGQKGMGLIMLILIGTVPTAYALNRALPESQVAQFQKTSDAASKVIAAKGAGHSIIGDPRPAVTQYIALRQLNEGTYPSLAVLVKDVGNQVAQYGSLSKVPAEAVGNTRNDMYMTSEAIRFLMKDKENDLNKEEIATLNAYKGSLDAATKFIPNWVKIAVAIALGLGTMIGWKRIVITVGEKIGKSHLTYAQGASAELVAAATIGAADVFGLPVSTTHVLSSGVAGTMAANGSGLQWSTIRNLLMAWVLTLPCAIMLSATLYVIFSRIF; from the coding sequence ATGACCGATGTTGCATTCGACCGCGCGGTAGCCGATCCCGCGCCTGTCCAGCCGGCCTCGCGGCCAAATCTCGAGAAGGGCTTCAATCCGCTGACGATGATCCTGTTCTTCGGCATCCTCGCTGCGGGCCTCTTGTTCGTCGCCTACAGCATCTATGTCGACGTCAATGCGACCGGCACGCGCGTGACGACCTACCTGCCCTACATCCTGCTGTTCGTTGCGCTGCTGATCGCGCTCGGCTTCGAGTTCGTCAACGGCTTCCACGACACCGCCAATGCGGTGGCAACCGTGATCTACACCCATTCGCTGCCGGCTGAAGTTGCCGTGATGTGGTCGGGCTTCTTCAACTTCCTCGGCGTGCTGCTCTCCTCCGGCGCGGTTGCCTTCGGCATCGTCTCGCTGCTGCCGGTCGAGCTGATCCTCCAGGTCGGCTCCAGCGCCGGTTTTGCCATGGTGTTCGCGCTGCTGATCGCCGCAATCCTGTGGAATCTCGGCACCTGGTTCTTCGGCCTGCCCGCCTCGTCCTCGCACACCCTGATCGGCTCGATCATCGGCGTCGGCGTTGCCAACGCCGTCATGCGCGGCCGCGACGGCACCTCGGGCGTGGACTGGACCAAGGCGACCGAGATCGGCTACGCGCTGCTGCTGTCGCCGCTGTTCGGCTTCATCTGTGCCGCCGTGCTGCTGCTCGTGCTCAAGTTCATCGTGCGCAACCCCGCACTCTACGCTGCGCCCGAAGGCAACAAGGCGCCGCCGCTCTGGATCCGCGGCCTCTTGATCGCAACCTGCACCGGCGTCAGCTTCGCGCACGGCTCGAACGACGGCCAGAAGGGCATGGGCCTGATCATGCTGATCCTGATCGGCACCGTGCCGACGGCCTATGCGCTCAACCGGGCGCTGCCGGAATCCCAGGTCGCCCAGTTCCAGAAGACCTCGGATGCCGCTTCCAAGGTGATCGCGGCGAAGGGCGCCGGCCACAGCATCATCGGCGATCCCCGCCCGGCGGTCACGCAGTACATCGCGCTGCGTCAGCTCAACGAGGGCACCTATCCCTCGCTCGCCGTGCTGGTGAAGGACGTCGGCAATCAGGTCGCCCAATACGGCTCGCTGAGCAAGGTGCCGGCGGAAGCCGTCGGCAACACCCGCAACGACATGTACATGACCTCGGAAGCGATCCGCTTCCTAATGAAGGACAAGGAGAACGATCTCAACAAGGAGGAGATCGCGACCCTGAACGCCTACAAGGGCTCGCTCGACGCCGCCACCAAGTTCATTCCGAACTGGGTGAAGATCGCGGTCGCCATCGCCCTCGGCCTCGGCACCATGATCGGCTGGAAGCGCATCGTGATCACGGTCGGCGAGAAGATCGGCAAGAGCCACCTCACCTACGCACAAGGCGCCTCCGCCGAGCTCGTCGCCGCCGCCACGATCGGCGCCGCCGACGTGTTCGGCCTGCCGGTCTCGACCACGCACGTGCTGTCGTCCGGCGTCGCCGGCACCATGGCCGCCAACGGTTCGGGCCTGCAATGGTCGACTATCCGCAACCTGCTGATGGCGTGGGTGCTGACGTTGCCCTGCGCGATCATGCTGTCGGCCACGCTCTACGTGATCTTCTCGCGGATCTTCTGA
- a CDS encoding UdgX family uracil-DNA binding protein (This protein belongs to the uracil DNA glycosylase superfamily, members of which act in excision repair of DNA. However, it belongs more specifically to UdgX branch, whose founding member was found to bind uracil in DNA (where it does not belong), without cleaving it, appears to promote DNA repair by a pathway involving RecA, rather than base excision.), whose product MQYITLDTETDFDGWRKAARSLVLHHVPPSDVTWTVKGGEADLFAPQAPSPMLEVNEGTFNVSGKFVELAQAAILHRDPQRFAILYRLLFRLKDNHDLIEVATDPDVAQVTAMARAVHRDEHKMHAFVRFREIGRERQAHYVAWFEPEHHIVELAAPFFAKRFADMPWSILTPDLCAHWDGHALSFTSGVSRREAPSEDRLEETWRRYYASIFNPARLKVKAMQAEMPKKYWRNLPEASIIKPLIEDAERMTGAMIANAATDPHKPQKRPEAPMKRKTAADDLETLREEAAHCRACHLYKDATQTVFGEGPKNANIMLVGEQPGDKEDLAGHPFVGPAGQMLDRALEEAGVDRKKVYVTNAVKHFKFVPRGKIRLHQKPNTPEIRACRQWYEREVSAIQPELIVAMGATAAQSVFGKITPIGKTRGRLIDLPDGRKALVTVHPSYLLRLPDPEAKVLEYQRFVEDLKIAAGLQRKAAHAA is encoded by the coding sequence ATGCAGTACATCACCCTCGACACCGAAACCGATTTCGACGGCTGGCGCAAAGCAGCGCGGAGCCTCGTGCTTCACCACGTGCCGCCCAGTGATGTCACCTGGACCGTGAAAGGCGGCGAAGCGGACTTATTCGCGCCACAAGCGCCGTCTCCGATGCTCGAGGTGAACGAGGGTACCTTCAACGTATCAGGCAAATTCGTCGAGCTCGCCCAGGCCGCGATCCTGCACCGAGATCCCCAGCGCTTTGCGATCCTGTATCGGCTGCTGTTCCGGCTGAAGGACAACCACGATCTCATCGAGGTCGCGACCGATCCTGACGTCGCGCAGGTCACCGCCATGGCGCGAGCAGTCCATCGCGACGAGCACAAGATGCATGCCTTCGTGCGCTTCCGCGAGATCGGCAGGGAACGCCAGGCGCATTACGTTGCCTGGTTCGAGCCCGAGCATCACATCGTGGAGCTCGCCGCGCCGTTCTTCGCAAAACGCTTTGCCGACATGCCCTGGTCGATCCTGACGCCCGATCTGTGCGCGCATTGGGATGGCCATGCGCTCTCCTTCACGTCGGGTGTCAGCAGGCGCGAGGCGCCCAGCGAAGACCGGCTGGAGGAAACCTGGCGGCGCTACTACGCCAGCATCTTCAATCCGGCCCGCCTCAAGGTGAAGGCGATGCAGGCGGAGATGCCGAAGAAATACTGGAGGAACCTGCCCGAGGCTTCGATCATTAAGCCCTTGATCGAGGACGCCGAACGCATGACCGGCGCCATGATCGCCAATGCCGCAACCGATCCGCACAAGCCTCAGAAGCGGCCGGAGGCCCCGATGAAACGCAAGACCGCTGCCGACGATCTCGAAACGCTCCGCGAGGAGGCCGCGCATTGCCGCGCCTGCCATCTCTACAAGGACGCGACCCAGACCGTGTTCGGCGAGGGCCCGAAGAATGCCAATATCATGCTGGTCGGCGAGCAGCCCGGCGACAAGGAAGACCTCGCCGGCCATCCCTTCGTCGGCCCGGCCGGCCAGATGCTGGACCGTGCGCTGGAGGAAGCCGGTGTCGATCGCAAGAAGGTCTATGTCACCAACGCCGTGAAGCACTTCAAATTCGTGCCGCGCGGGAAGATCCGCCTGCACCAGAAGCCGAACACGCCTGAGATCCGGGCATGCCGGCAATGGTACGAGCGGGAAGTTTCGGCAATCCAGCCTGAGCTCATCGTCGCGATGGGCGCCACCGCCGCGCAGAGCGTGTTCGGCAAGATCACTCCCATCGGCAAGACCCGCGGCCGCCTCATCGACCTTCCCGACGGCCGCAAGGCGCTGGTGACGGTGCACCCGTCCTATCTGCTGCGGCTGCCCGATCCGGAAGCCAAGGTGCTGGAATATCAGCGCTTTGTCGAAGATCTGAAGATCGCCGCTGGCCTGCAGAGGAAAGCCGCGCACGCGGCCTAA